A section of the Solitalea canadensis DSM 3403 genome encodes:
- a CDS encoding SusC/RagA family TonB-linked outer membrane protein yields MKKRLLYFIMAFVFIANVVMAQTRTVTGTVTDKLDGGPIPGVSILVKGSSIGAQTNAEGKYSIAVPQGGTLVFKFVGYSSKEITLGSSNTVNVALEADSKQLGEVVVTALGISREKKALGYSASSISKEDITKTSPVSMMDGLQGKVAGAEISSQSGSPGASSKVILRGYASLTGNNQPLYVVDGVPISNSASTNALGVAAGASTGTSISRTTDFGNGSNDINPSDIESMTILKGAAATSLYGSRAASGVIVITTKSGKAGKTKVDFTTSSTFSNALFTPTLQSRNGQGWSGAFDSHENGSWGPALDGVNRPWGNAVNGEQLSKPYVANTNRFKDFYTTGNEFNNTIAISGGTEKNSFYLSYGNIASDGIVPTDADSYKRNTIALRGSTMLGGLKASASLNYVNRNAKAVSTGQGTTTGATLFQELIQTPVDINISSLEDYKNVYYNVDNYFTPYAQNPYFTVNENGNNFKSDRFYGNTALDYKFANWISASWKLGVDITNGRLKDWQAVAAPKAGTPNASKKALVGGVQENSNYSAELNTDFIVNLEKKINSDFTINGLVGINVNQRDNRIVNTRVEGLILDGFYDLSNSANSPNSSSFYSKRRLVGTYAQANLSYKDYLYLTLNARNDWSSTLPKDQNSFFYPGANLGFVVTDAFKSLQNSTISFAKLRASIGKTGNDAQPYSVANYLTAGNVGLGFGNLVFPMNGVGSFEVSNQIGNPQLRPELTTEWELGADLRFFNNRVGIDVAYYDKTTKDQILAVPISAGSGYTSRITNFGKIQNKGVELALNITPIKGQHFGWDLTYTYSKNNNKVLELPNSLTEVQLNTAYGVDLVAMVGQPLGLIKGHAAKTTPDGRVIVNASNGLPLVAQDKVVYGDINRKFSMGLVNKFTYDNWALGFSFDFRKGGLMYSYTSRLNYFVGNAVNTTLNDRKPFLVPNSVNEVIGSDGKVTGYVENTTAIGMASIADYFNQTNNNSMSREFVLDKSFIKMRDLSLTYTFPKSMVSKIAASNASVSVFGRNLFVWVPKENSFIDPEVSTFSNDLSGEFGEFGGGPSVRSFGVSLKVGF; encoded by the coding sequence ATGAAGAAAAGGTTACTCTATTTCATCATGGCATTTGTATTTATCGCAAATGTTGTGATGGCTCAGACCCGTACTGTTACTGGTACGGTAACTGACAAATTAGACGGGGGCCCCATCCCCGGCGTGAGCATCCTAGTAAAAGGAAGCTCAATTGGAGCCCAAACTAACGCAGAGGGTAAATACTCTATTGCGGTTCCTCAGGGTGGAACTTTAGTATTTAAGTTTGTAGGTTATTCCTCAAAGGAAATTACTTTAGGTTCGTCAAATACTGTGAATGTTGCTTTAGAAGCAGATTCAAAACAATTAGGTGAGGTTGTTGTAACCGCTTTAGGTATTTCTCGTGAGAAAAAAGCCTTAGGTTATTCAGCAAGTTCAATTTCTAAAGAAGACATTACCAAAACTTCTCCTGTAAGTATGATGGATGGATTGCAGGGTAAAGTTGCTGGTGCTGAAATTTCTTCTCAATCAGGTTCGCCAGGAGCATCTTCAAAAGTAATCTTACGTGGCTATGCTTCACTAACGGGTAACAATCAACCGTTATATGTAGTGGATGGAGTTCCTATTAGTAACTCAGCTTCTACTAATGCTTTAGGAGTGGCAGCAGGAGCATCTACTGGTACTTCAATTTCTAGAACGACTGACTTTGGTAATGGTTCAAACGATATCAATCCAAGCGACATCGAATCAATGACCATCCTTAAGGGTGCAGCAGCAACCTCTCTATATGGTTCTCGTGCCGCAAGTGGGGTTATTGTTATTACAACTAAGAGTGGTAAGGCTGGTAAAACTAAAGTTGATTTCACAACTTCTTCAACGTTTTCAAATGCTTTATTTACACCAACATTACAAAGCAGAAATGGTCAGGGATGGAGTGGTGCATTTGATAGCCATGAAAATGGTTCATGGGGTCCAGCATTAGATGGAGTTAATCGTCCATGGGGTAATGCTGTAAACGGAGAGCAACTATCTAAGCCTTATGTTGCTAATACTAATCGTTTCAAAGATTTTTACACAACAGGAAATGAATTCAATAATACTATCGCGATCAGTGGTGGTACTGAAAAAAATTCATTCTATTTATCTTACGGTAATATTGCAAGTGACGGTATAGTTCCAACGGATGCAGATTCGTATAAAAGAAATACGATTGCATTAAGAGGATCTACTATGTTAGGTGGTTTAAAAGCTTCGGCATCGTTGAATTATGTTAATCGTAACGCGAAAGCAGTAAGTACAGGACAAGGAACCACCACTGGTGCTACTTTATTCCAGGAGCTTATTCAAACACCTGTTGATATCAACATTTCGTCATTAGAGGATTACAAAAATGTATACTATAATGTTGATAACTACTTTACCCCTTATGCGCAAAATCCTTATTTTACTGTAAACGAAAACGGTAATAATTTCAAAAGCGACCGTTTCTATGGAAACACTGCTTTAGATTATAAATTTGCTAATTGGATTTCAGCAAGCTGGAAATTAGGGGTAGATATTACCAACGGTAGGTTAAAAGACTGGCAAGCTGTGGCAGCTCCAAAAGCAGGTACTCCTAATGCAAGCAAAAAAGCATTAGTAGGTGGTGTTCAGGAAAACAGTAATTACAGCGCTGAGTTAAATACTGATTTCATTGTAAACCTTGAGAAAAAGATCAATAGTGATTTTACAATCAACGGTTTGGTGGGTATAAACGTTAATCAACGCGATAATCGTATTGTAAATACTCGTGTTGAAGGATTAATTTTAGATGGTTTCTATGATCTTTCTAACTCTGCAAATTCTCCAAATTCATCTTCGTTCTATTCAAAACGTAGATTAGTTGGTACATATGCACAGGCAAACTTGTCGTATAAAGATTATTTATACCTTACTTTAAATGCTCGTAACGACTGGTCTTCAACGCTTCCTAAAGATCAAAACTCTTTCTTCTATCCAGGAGCTAACTTAGGTTTTGTAGTTACTGATGCATTCAAAAGTTTACAAAATTCTACCATTTCTTTTGCAAAACTTCGTGCAAGTATTGGTAAAACAGGTAATGATGCCCAACCTTATTCAGTTGCAAACTACTTAACAGCAGGTAATGTTGGATTAGGGTTTGGTAACCTTGTTTTCCCAATGAATGGTGTTGGTTCGTTTGAAGTAAGCAATCAGATTGGTAACCCTCAATTACGCCCTGAGTTAACTACAGAATGGGAATTAGGTGCTGATTTACGTTTCTTTAACAACCGTGTAGGAATTGATGTTGCTTACTACGATAAAACTACTAAAGATCAAATCTTAGCAGTTCCTATTTCAGCAGGAAGTGGTTACACAAGCCGTATTACTAACTTTGGTAAAATCCAAAATAAAGGTGTTGAGTTAGCGCTTAATATAACTCCTATTAAAGGACAGCATTTTGGATGGGATTTGACTTATACTTATTCTAAAAACAATAATAAAGTATTAGAACTTCCAAATAGTTTAACTGAAGTACAATTGAACACTGCATATGGTGTAGACTTAGTAGCAATGGTTGGTCAGCCGTTAGGCTTGATCAAAGGTCATGCTGCGAAAACTACTCCTGATGGTAGAGTTATTGTGAATGCCTCTAATGGTCTTCCTTTGGTAGCTCAGGATAAAGTTGTTTATGGTGATATCAACCGTAAATTCTCTATGGGTTTAGTAAACAAATTTACTTATGATAATTGGGCTCTAGGTTTCTCATTTGATTTCCGTAAAGGTGGTTTAATGTACTCATACACCTCGCGCTTAAATTACTTTGTGGGTAATGCAGTAAATACTACGCTTAATGATCGTAAGCCGTTCTTAGTTCCAAACTCAGTTAATGAGGTTATTGGTTCGGATGGTAAAGTAACAGGTTATGTAGAAAATACTACAGCAATTGGTATGGCGAGCATTGCTGATTACTTCAACCAGACAAATAATAATAGTATGTCAAGAGAATTCGTACTTGACAAATCATTTATTAAAATGCGTGATCTTTCATTGACATATACTTTCCCTAAATCAATGGTAAGTAAAATCGCTGCAAGTAATGCTAGTGTGTCTGTTTTTGGTCGTAATTTATTTGTTTGGGTTCCTAAAGAAAACTCATTTATCGACCCTGAGGTTTCAACATTCAGCAATGACTTATCTGGTGAGTTCGGTGAGTTTGGCGGTGGCCCAAGTGTTCGTTCATTCGGTGTATCATTAAAAGTGGGTTTCTAA
- a CDS encoding lipid-binding protein, with protein sequence MKFKNILSAVLVLSSVVAITSCDKTESDEFEYVAPAGKLAGEWFVTLKDGGTSALTGVRPYAKLLTFNDVNKGDSLWVQSVNLTYQDADKNTFPVRFGTKAIKVKSIADANALTFSIAQGKNVASGTVAPKVTILNSKILKGQGKSLSGNPVDSIYIEVQYSDTPGKTFILSGHQRTGFGEDEPHY encoded by the coding sequence ATGAAATTTAAAAATATATTATCAGCTGTGCTTGTTTTAAGTTCAGTTGTCGCAATAACATCATGTGATAAAACTGAGAGCGACGAATTTGAATACGTAGCTCCAGCCGGCAAATTAGCCGGCGAGTGGTTTGTTACATTAAAAGATGGTGGAACTAGTGCACTTACAGGTGTTAGGCCATACGCTAAATTATTAACTTTTAATGATGTTAATAAAGGTGATTCTTTATGGGTACAATCAGTAAACTTAACATATCAAGATGCTGATAAAAACACTTTCCCTGTAAGATTTGGAACTAAAGCGATAAAAGTTAAATCTATTGCTGATGCCAATGCTTTAACTTTTTCTATTGCACAAGGCAAAAATGTAGCTAGCGGAACGGTGGCTCCTAAGGTTACTATTTTGAATTCTAAAATTTTAAAAGGTCAAGGTAAATCACTTTCAGGAAATCCGGTTGATAGTATCTACATTGAAGTTCAATACTCAGATACTCCAGGCAAGACATTTATTTTGTCAGGGCATCAACGTACTGGGTTTGGTGAAGATGAACCACATTATTAG
- a CDS encoding SusC/RagA family TonB-linked outer membrane protein → MKKNLLLVAWLVMYAFVSMAQNRTITGTVTDKIDGQPIPGVTIQIKGTALGTQTNSDGKYSLSAPTDAKTIIFQYIGYVTREVTLGTGSVYNIALDQDTRQLGEVVVTALGVGREKKSLGYSATKVASEEINRASPVNIMGGLQGKVAGVDISSTTGAPGGSSKVILRGFSSINGSNQPLFVIDGVPVNNSRAGGTSTTLTENYDFGNAMNDINPNDIESVNILKGTAASSLYGSRGANGVVVITTKKGKAGGFKVDFTSAASFTQVSYVPAVQEKFGQGWDGTFILSENGSWGPKMDGVTRPWGAIVNNTQLIKPFSFVEDNFRNAFDTGGEFNNTISLTGGNENSNFYLSYGNVASNGMMPGDNDSYNRNNISLNGSTKVKNFTASATFNYVGKNQKFVEVGQAQSGIAANFYEDVLQIPVDIPIEQLQDYQNTYFNVDNYFTPFAENPYYPLAENSSNFKTNRIYGNVELKLQATNWLSFMLQQGADISNSTNKIWHAKNAPSPGSWNDGANVEGAQRQADVGNVVEGSEKYFEYDSKLHANFERTINADFGINGLVGLNYNDRGYRTLYTSVEDLTIPGFYDISNSLNQPVSTERESHRRLIGLYASATIAYKNYAFVTLNARNDWSSTLPKGNNSFFYPSVSGSLVISDMTDLTKAQISFLKIRASWGQTGNDATPYYVYNILRAANVPVRGTGTTITFPVAGVSGFSIDNTLRNPQLKPEISTETELGAEMKFLNNRLGFDFTYYNKVSKDQILPIDAAPSSGYKLRIVNFGKLRNRGIELAVNATPVKTAAFNWDIGYTFAQNKNIVLELPEGLTQIQLNDAYDAKFLAMVGKPLGVLTAPVPKLSPDGRIIVNPDNGYAVPNPDDAEFGTSQRDFTMGLTNSFSYKGFTLGFVFDWRKGGVFYSGTADLLNFTGNANNTTYNDRKPFIIPNSVNEIDNGDGTFSYVENTTPITENTVDDYYYHTSNKALSYYNRIFDKSFIKLREVTLTYLLPKNWVSSVKASSASISLFGRNLWMWLPSENRTIDPEVSNFGNDLTSEFGEFRTGPSTRSFGASLRVSF, encoded by the coding sequence ATGAAGAAAAATTTACTATTAGTCGCCTGGCTAGTAATGTATGCTTTTGTTAGCATGGCGCAAAACCGCACCATTACTGGTACGGTTACGGACAAAATCGACGGTCAGCCCATTCCGGGGGTCACCATTCAGATTAAAGGCACGGCCCTGGGTACTCAAACTAACTCTGACGGAAAGTATTCTCTTTCTGCTCCTACTGACGCCAAAACAATCATCTTTCAGTACATTGGTTATGTTACCAGGGAGGTTACTTTAGGTACAGGCAGTGTGTATAACATTGCATTGGATCAAGATACCCGTCAGCTGGGTGAGGTTGTGGTAACAGCCCTTGGTGTTGGTCGTGAAAAGAAATCATTAGGTTACTCTGCTACTAAGGTAGCATCTGAAGAAATTAACCGGGCTTCTCCAGTCAATATTATGGGGGGCTTACAAGGCAAAGTTGCCGGGGTTGATATCTCGTCAACTACAGGTGCTCCCGGTGGTTCAAGTAAAGTGATTTTGCGAGGATTCTCTTCTATTAATGGTAGTAACCAGCCATTATTTGTTATTGATGGAGTACCGGTAAACAATAGTCGCGCCGGAGGAACCTCCACCACTTTAACGGAGAATTATGACTTTGGTAATGCCATGAACGATATCAATCCAAATGATATCGAAAGTGTAAACATTCTAAAGGGCACTGCTGCGTCATCGCTGTATGGTTCAAGGGGTGCTAATGGTGTTGTGGTAATCACCACTAAAAAAGGAAAGGCAGGTGGATTCAAAGTTGATTTTACATCAGCAGCCTCTTTCACCCAAGTATCTTATGTGCCAGCTGTTCAAGAAAAATTCGGACAAGGTTGGGATGGAACGTTTATTCTCTCAGAAAATGGTAGTTGGGGACCTAAAATGGATGGAGTCACTCGTCCTTGGGGAGCTATCGTGAATAATACCCAATTAATAAAGCCATTTTCTTTTGTTGAAGATAATTTTAGAAATGCATTCGACACAGGAGGAGAGTTTAATAATACTATTTCACTAACCGGTGGAAATGAGAATTCTAATTTTTACCTGTCATACGGAAACGTTGCCAGTAATGGTATGATGCCAGGTGATAATGACTCTTACAATAGAAATAACATTTCCCTGAATGGTTCAACAAAGGTTAAAAACTTTACAGCAAGCGCTACTTTTAATTATGTGGGTAAAAACCAAAAATTTGTTGAGGTAGGACAAGCTCAATCGGGTATTGCGGCTAACTTTTATGAAGATGTGTTGCAAATTCCTGTTGATATTCCCATTGAACAATTACAGGATTACCAAAACACCTACTTTAATGTAGATAATTATTTTACTCCATTTGCAGAGAATCCATATTATCCATTAGCAGAAAATAGCTCTAATTTCAAAACTAACCGTATTTACGGTAATGTTGAACTTAAACTGCAAGCTACCAACTGGCTAAGTTTTATGCTGCAGCAGGGAGCTGATATTTCCAACTCAACTAATAAGATTTGGCATGCTAAAAATGCTCCTTCTCCAGGTAGCTGGAATGATGGAGCCAATGTTGAAGGTGCTCAACGACAGGCGGACGTAGGAAACGTGGTGGAAGGTTCTGAGAAATATTTCGAATATGATTCAAAATTGCATGCCAACTTTGAAAGAACTATCAATGCCGATTTCGGTATTAACGGCTTAGTTGGTTTGAATTATAATGACAGAGGATACAGAACGCTTTATACTTCCGTGGAAGACCTTACTATTCCTGGATTTTATGATATATCCAATTCATTGAATCAGCCGGTAAGTACTGAACGTGAAAGCCATAGACGACTAATTGGTTTGTATGCTTCGGCAACAATTGCCTATAAGAATTATGCATTCGTAACATTAAATGCTCGTAATGACTGGAGTTCAACGCTTCCTAAAGGCAACAATAGCTTCTTCTACCCAAGTGTAAGTGGATCCCTTGTTATATCAGATATGACTGACTTAACTAAAGCTCAAATTAGCTTTTTGAAAATCAGGGCAAGTTGGGGTCAAACAGGTAATGACGCCACTCCTTATTATGTATATAATATTTTGCGTGCGGCAAACGTACCTGTACGCGGAACAGGAACAACCATTACATTCCCTGTAGCTGGTGTTTCTGGTTTCAGTATTGATAATACATTGAGAAATCCACAATTGAAACCTGAGATCAGTACCGAAACAGAATTAGGCGCTGAAATGAAGTTTCTGAATAACAGATTAGGATTTGATTTTACTTATTATAATAAAGTAAGTAAGGATCAGATTTTGCCAATCGACGCAGCTCCATCTTCTGGATACAAACTGAGAATTGTCAATTTTGGTAAGCTTAGAAATCGCGGTATTGAGTTAGCGGTTAATGCAACTCCGGTAAAGACAGCCGCATTTAACTGGGACATAGGTTACACCTTTGCGCAGAACAAGAACATTGTATTGGAATTGCCTGAGGGTTTAACTCAGATTCAACTAAATGACGCTTATGACGCTAAGTTTTTAGCTATGGTGGGTAAGCCCCTTGGAGTACTTACCGCTCCGGTTCCAAAATTATCTCCTGATGGAAGAATTATCGTTAACCCTGACAATGGGTACGCAGTTCCTAATCCAGATGATGCAGAATTCGGAACCAGCCAACGTGATTTCACAATGGGCTTAACGAATAGTTTCTCTTATAAAGGCTTTACTCTAGGTTTCGTATTTGATTGGCGCAAGGGTGGAGTATTCTACTCAGGCACTGCCGACTTGCTAAACTTTACAGGTAATGCGAATAATACCACTTACAATGATCGTAAGCCATTTATTATTCCAAATTCAGTTAACGAGATCGATAACGGCGACGGTACATTCAGCTATGTAGAAAATACAACTCCTATTACTGAAAATACTGTGGATGATTATTACTATCACACTAGTAATAAGGCCCTTTCTTATTATAACCGGATTTTTGATAAGTCCTTTATTAAACTGAGAGAAGTAACGCTTACTTATCTGTTGCCTAAAAATTGGGTTAGCTCGGTAAAAGCTTCAAGTGCTTCTATTTCGTTATTTGGACGTAATCTTTGGATGTGGCTTCCATCTGAAAACAGGACTATTGACCCTGAAGTATCCAACTTCGGTAATGATTTAACCAGTGAGTTTGGTGAATTCAGAACAGGCCCTTCAACCCGTTCATTTGGTGCATCCTTAAGAGTGTCGTTCTAA
- a CDS encoding SusD/RagB family nutrient-binding outer membrane lipoprotein — translation MKKRFLFKSTILLSTALLLSTTSCQDFLDVNKDPSNPEVSEGQPVSIFPAAVASTGGTIGAQYAILGGIWSQHWTQAATSNQFKDIDSYNLTASSLNNQFDEMYAGALNDYQFIIKKSEASQDWFYFLAATVMKAYTLQVMVDLYDKVPYSQAFQGLDNLTPAYDDGDKVYAGLIAEIDNALQKDFTAASNSTPAGPDIVLSGSVDNWKRFANTLKLKMYLRMINVKPAEALAGINKLYTDKVNFLEVDAAMKNFQDSPDKSNPLFEFNNRRLNTSLNLRASKTMMSWLQANNDPRLSVYYKFPSTKPATTTWIPLDQGNFNTTQADRTNVSVANILPLAPVYFISASESFFLQAEALERITPNAPAAKSMYDKAVVAAFAQNSVDGTSFVAAGGKYAYPAAGTFEQKLESIITQKWASMVGSHALEAYFEKNRTGYPVTSSVYSDNAAYVPGQLVYPKEGITGGVFPRRLIFSDRDRQRNPNVPAMVPLTTKVWWDVK, via the coding sequence ATGAAAAAAAGATTCTTATTTAAATCAACTATATTGTTATCTACAGCATTATTGCTGTCGACAACATCATGCCAGGACTTCCTGGACGTAAACAAAGACCCAAGTAATCCAGAGGTTTCTGAAGGTCAGCCGGTTTCAATATTTCCTGCCGCTGTAGCTTCTACAGGCGGTACTATTGGAGCTCAATATGCAATTTTAGGTGGTATCTGGAGTCAGCATTGGACTCAAGCTGCTACTTCAAATCAATTTAAAGATATTGACTCATACAACCTTACAGCGTCAAGCTTAAATAACCAGTTTGATGAAATGTATGCAGGAGCGCTTAATGATTATCAATTTATCATTAAAAAATCTGAAGCATCGCAAGATTGGTTCTATTTCTTGGCTGCAACAGTAATGAAAGCCTATACATTACAAGTAATGGTTGACTTGTATGACAAAGTTCCTTATTCACAAGCTTTCCAAGGATTAGATAACTTAACTCCTGCTTATGATGATGGAGATAAAGTGTATGCAGGGTTAATTGCTGAGATCGATAATGCATTGCAAAAAGATTTTACAGCAGCTTCAAACTCAACTCCGGCAGGTCCTGACATCGTTTTGTCTGGAAGTGTTGATAATTGGAAGCGTTTTGCAAATACATTGAAATTAAAAATGTACTTGCGTATGATCAATGTTAAGCCTGCTGAAGCATTAGCTGGTATTAATAAATTGTACACAGATAAAGTAAACTTCTTAGAAGTTGATGCGGCGATGAAGAACTTTCAGGATTCACCTGATAAGTCAAATCCATTATTTGAGTTTAACAACCGTCGTTTGAATACATCATTGAACTTACGTGCTAGTAAAACAATGATGTCTTGGTTGCAGGCAAATAATGACCCAAGACTATCGGTTTATTATAAGTTCCCATCAACTAAGCCAGCTACAACTACTTGGATCCCTTTAGATCAGGGTAATTTTAATACAACACAGGCGGACAGAACAAATGTGTCGGTTGCTAATATTTTACCATTGGCTCCTGTTTATTTTATTTCTGCATCTGAATCTTTCTTTTTACAGGCTGAAGCATTGGAAAGAATTACTCCAAACGCTCCTGCAGCAAAATCTATGTATGATAAAGCGGTAGTTGCGGCATTTGCTCAAAACTCGGTAGACGGTACAAGCTTTGTAGCAGCTGGCGGTAAATATGCGTATCCTGCAGCAGGAACTTTTGAGCAAAAATTAGAATCTATTATCACTCAAAAGTGGGCTTCTATGGTTGGATCACATGCACTTGAGGCATATTTTGAGAAAAATCGTACTGGATATCCTGTAACTAGTAGTGTTTATTCTGACAATGCGGCTTATGTTCCAGGTCAATTAGTTTATCCAAAAGAAGGAATAACTGGAGGTGTTTTCCCAAGACGTTTAATTTTCTCTGATAGAGATCGTCAACGCAATCCAAATGTTCCTGCAATGGTACCACTTACTACTAAGGTATGGTGGGATGTTAAATAA
- a CDS encoding SusD/RagB family nutrient-binding outer membrane lipoprotein, protein MKKHNISKWLLACTVFLASCEQGLDGLNDNPNRPTPDMYDFNKSALGTVLRYGADLNFRGDGGMTGAAHLHERIKNLNIDFYSQYINPSGGWTTRNYTPNNGWNADFWKGHYQWLSAVNTIIAQGKDIAVRQNSVALARIWRVYVQSQATDYFGPIPFPKSPADQTPDYESLEKQYAFFFTELDEAVKQFNPDGDFLTVEDQIYFGDMTKWKQFANSLRLRLAMKLSEVNPQLCKAQVEAALTASGGLMQAGGDARIAGTSGWGNAYNYFMYQVSWGEKMSMTSTFAKILTGIGGIAYDGSATTAPAVVDPRGSRYFDPSINGKKWTGVYPGLPSDEHVNIGPNNSYISEIYVIPNDKKKIDLFLFPEVCFLVAEAAERGFVSQNAKQWYEAGVKASFAAWSVQGADNYLLSNAKNGWGTSANYDDNTGAGNTRLEKIITQKYIANYPDVSYQAWNDKRRLNLPAFDVPKYRDPGAGTFPAGNDIKDAKNFISRQIFPQSEALNNQAKYAAGVQLLGGADKVSTNLWWDLDKNYSTSVQAQ, encoded by the coding sequence ATGAAAAAACATAATATATCAAAATGGCTTTTAGCTTGCACTGTATTTTTAGCAAGCTGTGAACAAGGCCTTGATGGACTGAATGATAACCCTAACAGACCGACTCCGGATATGTATGATTTTAACAAATCTGCATTAGGAACGGTATTAAGATATGGCGCTGATTTAAACTTTCGTGGTGATGGAGGTATGACTGGTGCTGCCCATTTACATGAGCGTATTAAAAACCTTAACATCGACTTTTACTCACAATATATCAATCCATCTGGTGGTTGGACAACAAGAAACTACACTCCAAATAATGGATGGAATGCTGATTTCTGGAAAGGTCATTACCAATGGTTAAGCGCAGTAAACACAATTATTGCTCAAGGTAAAGACATTGCGGTTCGTCAGAACAGTGTTGCTTTAGCAAGAATCTGGAGAGTGTATGTTCAATCTCAGGCAACAGACTACTTTGGTCCGATTCCTTTTCCTAAAAGTCCAGCTGATCAAACGCCAGACTATGAATCACTAGAGAAGCAGTATGCATTCTTCTTCACCGAACTTGATGAAGCTGTAAAACAGTTTAATCCAGACGGGGATTTCCTTACTGTTGAAGACCAGATTTATTTTGGTGACATGACTAAATGGAAGCAATTTGCAAACTCTTTGCGTCTTCGTTTAGCAATGAAATTATCGGAAGTAAACCCTCAGTTATGTAAGGCCCAAGTAGAAGCAGCACTTACTGCATCAGGCGGTTTAATGCAAGCTGGTGGTGATGCGCGCATTGCAGGTACCAGTGGATGGGGTAATGCTTATAATTATTTTATGTATCAGGTTAGCTGGGGAGAAAAAATGTCAATGACATCTACCTTTGCAAAAATTCTTACAGGAATAGGTGGTATTGCATATGATGGAAGCGCAACTACCGCTCCTGCAGTAGTTGACCCACGTGGTTCAAGATATTTTGATCCAAGCATTAACGGGAAAAAATGGACTGGAGTTTATCCAGGTTTACCAAGTGATGAGCATGTGAATATCGGCCCAAACAATTCTTATATCAGTGAGATCTATGTGATTCCTAATGATAAGAAAAAGATTGACTTGTTCCTGTTTCCTGAGGTATGTTTCTTGGTTGCAGAAGCAGCGGAACGTGGTTTTGTTTCACAAAACGCTAAGCAATGGTATGAAGCAGGTGTAAAAGCTTCATTCGCAGCATGGAGCGTACAAGGAGCAGATAACTACTTATTATCTAATGCTAAAAATGGGTGGGGTACTTCGGCTAATTATGATGATAATACTGGTGCGGGTAACACTCGTTTAGAAAAAATCATTACCCAAAAGTACATTGCTAACTATCCTGATGTTTCTTATCAAGCTTGGAATGACAAACGTCGTTTGAACTTGCCTGCATTTGATGTTCCTAAATACCGTGATCCGGGAGCTGGTACATTCCCTGCTGGAAATGATATCAAAGATGCTAAGAACTTTATTAGCCGTCAGATATTCCCTCAAAGTGAAGCATTGAACAATCAAGCTAAATATGCAGCAGGTGTTCAATTGCTAGGTGGAGCAGACAAAGTTTCAACTAACTTATGGTGGGACTTGGATAAAAACTATTCAACTTCAGTGCAAGCACAGTAA